In Rahnella aquatilis CIP 78.65 = ATCC 33071, one DNA window encodes the following:
- the cpxA gene encoding envelope stress sensor histidine kinase CpxA yields MINSLTARIFAIFWFTLALVLMLVLMVPKLDSRQITPLLDNEQRQGLMIEQHVEAELATDPANDLMWWRRLFRAIDKWAPPGQRLLLVTSEGRVIGAQRNEMQIVRNFIGQSDNSDRPKKKKYGRVEMVGPFSVRDGEDNYQLYLMRPASSSQSDFINLMFDRPLLLLIVTMLISAPLLLWLAWSLAKPARKLKNAADDVARGNLKQHPELEAGPQEFLATGASFNQMVSALERMVTAQQRLISDISHELRTPLTRLQLATALMRRRHGEGKELQRIENEAQRLDGMINDLLVLSRSQHKNELSRETLKANELWAGVIDDAQFEAEQMGKTLEVTSPPGPWKLIGNAAALDSALENIVRNALRYSHHHIVLNFAHDNEGITITVDDDGPGVSEEDREQIFRPFYRTDEARDRESGGTGLGLAIVDTAVQQHRGKVKAEDSPLGGLRLIIWLPLHQR; encoded by the coding sequence ATGATAAACAGCCTTACGGCACGTATTTTTGCCATTTTCTGGTTCACATTAGCCTTAGTGCTGATGCTGGTATTAATGGTGCCGAAACTCGATTCACGCCAGATTACGCCGTTGCTCGATAACGAACAACGGCAAGGCCTGATGATTGAACAACACGTTGAAGCTGAGCTGGCGACCGACCCTGCCAATGACCTGATGTGGTGGCGCCGGTTGTTCCGTGCCATCGACAAATGGGCACCGCCGGGTCAGCGCCTGTTGTTGGTAACCAGCGAGGGGCGCGTGATTGGCGCTCAGCGCAATGAAATGCAGATCGTGCGTAACTTTATCGGCCAGTCTGATAACTCAGATCGTCCGAAGAAGAAAAAATATGGCCGTGTCGAAATGGTGGGGCCTTTCTCCGTTCGTGACGGCGAAGATAATTACCAGCTTTACCTGATGCGCCCTGCCAGCAGTTCTCAGTCTGATTTTATCAACCTCATGTTCGACCGTCCGTTGCTGCTGTTAATCGTTACCATGCTGATCAGCGCCCCGCTGTTACTCTGGCTGGCGTGGAGCCTGGCGAAACCTGCACGTAAGTTGAAAAACGCCGCAGATGACGTTGCGCGTGGCAATCTCAAGCAGCATCCGGAGCTCGAAGCGGGTCCGCAGGAATTCCTCGCCACCGGTGCCAGTTTCAACCAGATGGTCAGTGCACTCGAACGGATGGTAACGGCACAACAACGGCTGATTTCGGATATCTCACACGAACTGCGTACCCCGCTGACGCGCCTGCAACTGGCCACCGCATTGATGAGACGTCGTCATGGTGAAGGGAAAGAGCTGCAACGCATCGAAAATGAGGCTCAGCGCCTTGACGGCATGATCAATGACCTGCTGGTGTTATCACGTAGTCAGCATAAAAATGAATTATCGCGCGAAACCCTGAAGGCCAACGAATTGTGGGCTGGTGTGATTGACGACGCACAGTTTGAAGCCGAACAGATGGGTAAAACCCTTGAGGTTACGTCGCCGCCTGGCCCGTGGAAACTGATCGGTAATGCTGCGGCGCTCGACAGTGCGCTGGAAAACATCGTGCGTAACGCCCTGCGTTATTCGCATCATCATATTGTGCTTAACTTCGCCCACGACAATGAAGGGATCACCATCACCGTTGATGATGACGGCCCCGGTGTGAGTGAGGAAGATCGTGAACAGATTTTCCGTCCGTTCTACCGCACTGATGAAGCGCGTGACCGGGAATCCGGCGGTACCGGCCTTGGACTGGCTATCGTGGATACCGCGGTTCAGCAACACAGAGGCAAAGTAAAAGCCGAAGACAGCCCGCTGGGCGGCCTTCGTTTGATTATCTGGCTGCCGCTGCACCAGCGTTAA
- the trmL gene encoding tRNA (uridine(34)/cytosine(34)/5-carboxymethylaminomethyluridine(34)-2'-O)-methyltransferase TrmL, whose translation MLNIVLFEPEIPPNTGNIIRLCANTGCQLHLIEPLGFGWDDKRLRRAGLDYHEFANIKHHANYEAFLSSENPQRLFALTTKGTPAHSAVSYQDNDFLLFGPETRGLPASILGSLPAQQKIRIPMRAESRSMNLSNAVSVVVYEAWRQLGYPGALLKE comes from the coding sequence ATGCTTAACATTGTTTTATTTGAACCAGAAATCCCGCCCAACACCGGCAACATTATCCGCCTGTGTGCCAATACCGGATGCCAGCTTCACCTCATCGAACCTCTGGGTTTCGGCTGGGACGATAAACGTCTGCGCCGCGCCGGGCTTGATTACCACGAATTCGCCAATATAAAACATCACGCGAATTATGAGGCCTTTCTCAGCAGTGAAAACCCGCAACGTCTGTTTGCACTGACGACCAAAGGTACGCCTGCCCACAGCGCCGTCAGCTATCAGGATAATGATTTCCTGCTATTCGGCCCTGAAACTCGTGGCCTGCCAGCATCCATTCTGGGTAGCCTGCCTGCACAACAGAAAATCCGCATTCCTATGCGCGCAGAAAGCCGCAGCATGAATTTGTCGAATGCTGTGTCCGTTGTGGTTTATGAAGCCTGGCGTCAGCTGGGATATCCGGGTGCATTGCTGAAAGAATAG
- the cysE gene encoding serine O-acetyltransferase, protein MSLEELELVWNNIKSEARALAECEPMLASFFHATLLKHETLGGALSYILANKLGNPIMPAMAIREVVEEAYRNDEQMILSAARDILAVHQRDAAVDKYSTPLLYLKGFHALQAYRIGNWLWKQDRKALAIYFQNQISVSFGVDIHPAARIGCGIMFDHATGIVIGETAVVENDVSILQSVTLGGTGKTCGDRHPKIREGVMIGAGAKILGNIEVGAGAKIGAGSVVLQSVPPHTTAAGVPARIVGRPESERPSMDMDQHFNGIAQGFEFGDGI, encoded by the coding sequence ATGTCGTTAGAAGAATTAGAACTGGTCTGGAATAACATTAAATCAGAGGCGAGAGCGCTGGCTGAGTGTGAACCGATGCTGGCCAGTTTTTTCCATGCGACGTTGCTAAAACATGAAACGCTGGGCGGCGCGTTGAGCTACATTCTGGCCAACAAACTGGGCAATCCGATTATGCCTGCGATGGCGATCCGTGAAGTTGTCGAAGAAGCCTATCGTAACGACGAACAAATGATCCTGTCCGCTGCCCGTGACATTCTGGCTGTGCATCAGCGTGATGCCGCGGTCGACAAATATTCCACTCCGTTGCTTTATCTGAAAGGGTTCCACGCGCTGCAGGCATACCGTATCGGTAACTGGCTGTGGAAGCAGGATCGCAAAGCGCTGGCGATTTATTTCCAGAATCAGATTTCAGTGTCATTCGGCGTCGATATTCACCCGGCGGCGCGTATTGGCTGCGGCATCATGTTTGACCACGCCACCGGGATTGTCATCGGTGAAACGGCCGTGGTTGAGAATGATGTGTCGATTCTGCAATCTGTCACTCTCGGCGGTACCGGCAAAACCTGCGGTGACCGTCACCCTAAAATTCGTGAGGGCGTCATGATTGGTGCCGGTGCGAAAATCCTCGGCAACATTGAAGTGGGCGCTGGCGCGAAAATTGGTGCGGGCTCAGTCGTGTTGCAATCAGTTCCTCCGCATACCACGGCTGCAGGCGTGCCGGCGCGAATTGTCGGGCGACCGGAAAGCGAGCGGCCTTCCATGGATATGGATCAGCATTTCAACGGTATTGCGCAGGGTTTTGAATTCGGCGACGGTATCTGA
- the gpsA gene encoding NAD(P)H-dependent glycerol-3-phosphate dehydrogenase translates to MKTVNASMTVIGAGSYGTALAITLARNGHPVVLWGHNPDHINALQRARCNQEFLPDVHFPDNLLLETNLSIALAASRNVLVVVPSHVFGDVLRQLKPHLRPDARVVWATKGLEAETGRLLQDVAREELGDAIPLAVVSGPTFAKELAAGMPTAISLAATDASFAEDLQQLLHCGKSFRVYSNPDFIGVQLGGAIKNVIAIGAGMSDGIGFGANARTALITRGLAEMTRLGSALGADPATFMGMAGLGDLVLTCTDNQSRNRRFGIMLGQGKDVQTAQDTIGQVVEGYRNTKEVRALAQRNNVEMPITEQIYQVLYCGKDAREAAISLLARASKDEKHSH, encoded by the coding sequence ATGAAAACCGTCAATGCGTCAATGACAGTGATCGGTGCCGGCTCGTACGGCACCGCTTTAGCGATTACCCTTGCCAGAAATGGCCATCCCGTTGTGCTGTGGGGACACAATCCCGACCACATCAATGCCTTACAACGCGCCCGTTGTAATCAGGAGTTCCTTCCTGATGTCCATTTCCCTGATAACCTGTTGCTTGAGACCAACCTTTCTATCGCGTTAGCAGCCAGCCGTAATGTGCTGGTTGTGGTACCCAGCCACGTTTTTGGTGACGTATTGCGCCAGCTGAAACCGCATTTGCGGCCAGATGCTCGCGTGGTGTGGGCGACGAAAGGCCTGGAAGCCGAAACCGGACGTTTGTTGCAGGATGTCGCGCGCGAAGAACTCGGCGATGCCATTCCGTTAGCCGTCGTTTCCGGGCCGACGTTCGCCAAAGAACTGGCGGCAGGCATGCCAACGGCAATCTCGCTGGCTGCCACGGATGCCAGTTTTGCCGAAGATTTGCAGCAATTGCTGCACTGTGGCAAAAGCTTCCGTGTTTACAGCAACCCGGATTTTATCGGTGTTCAGCTGGGCGGTGCGATTAAGAACGTTATCGCGATTGGTGCCGGAATGTCTGATGGTATCGGCTTTGGGGCTAATGCAAGAACCGCGCTGATTACCCGTGGTCTGGCGGAAATGACCCGCCTGGGTTCCGCTTTAGGTGCAGATCCTGCCACCTTTATGGGCATGGCAGGCTTGGGTGATTTAGTGTTAACCTGCACAGATAACCAGTCCCGCAACCGTCGCTTCGGCATTATGCTGGGGCAAGGCAAGGATGTTCAGACCGCTCAGGACACCATCGGCCAGGTTGTTGAAGGCTATCGCAATACCAAAGAAGTACGGGCTCTGGCACAGCGAAATAATGTTGAAATGCCGATCACGGAACAGATTTACCAGGTGTTGTATTGCGGTAAAGATGCGCGTGAAGCAGCAATCAGTTTGCTTGCCCGTGCGAGCAAGGACGAAAAACACAGCCACTGA
- the secB gene encoding protein-export chaperone SecB, giving the protein MSEQNNTEMAFQIQRIYTKDISFEAPNAPQVFQQDWQPEVKLDLDTASSQLAEGVYEVVLRVTVTSSLGDETAFLCEVQQGGIFTISGIDGNQMAHCLGAYCPNILFPYARECITSLVSRGTFPQLNLAPVNFDALFMNYLQQQAEGEGAEPHQDA; this is encoded by the coding sequence ATGTCAGAACAAAATAACACCGAGATGGCTTTCCAGATCCAACGTATCTACACCAAAGACATTTCTTTTGAAGCGCCAAATGCGCCTCAGGTTTTCCAGCAAGACTGGCAGCCAGAAGTTAAACTGGATCTTGATACCGCTTCCAGCCAGTTGGCTGAAGGCGTATATGAAGTTGTCTTGCGTGTGACTGTAACTTCTTCACTGGGCGACGAAACGGCGTTCCTGTGCGAAGTTCAGCAAGGTGGTATCTTCACTATCTCCGGTATTGATGGCAACCAGATGGCACATTGCCTGGGTGCGTATTGCCCGAACATTTTGTTCCCGTATGCCCGTGAGTGCATCACCAGCCTGGTTTCCCGCGGTACCTTCCCGCAACTGAACCTTGCACCTGTTAACTTTGACGCTCTGTTCATGAACTATCTGCAACAGCAAGCTGAAGGCGAAGGTGCTGAACCGCATCAGGATGCCTGA
- the grxC gene encoding glutaredoxin 3, translated as MAKIEIYTKATCPYCHRAKALLNSKGASFVEIAIDGDADKREKMIARSGRSTVPQIFIDGQHVGGCDDLHALDARGGLDPMLG; from the coding sequence ATGGCAAAAATTGAAATCTACACCAAGGCAACCTGCCCTTACTGCCATCGAGCAAAAGCTCTGCTTAATAGCAAAGGGGCTTCATTTGTTGAAATCGCTATCGATGGCGACGCAGATAAACGTGAAAAAATGATCGCCCGCAGCGGTCGTTCAACCGTTCCTCAGATTTTTATCGATGGGCAGCACGTAGGCGGTTGTGATGATTTACATGCACTTGATGCACGCGGTGGCCTTGACCCAATGCTGGGTTAA
- a CDS encoding rhodanese-like domain-containing protein, with the protein MQDIMPFISAHPVLSLAWVALLIAVIVTTFKTRFSKVKEITRGEATRLINKEDAIVVDVRAREEFRKGHIAESQNVLSADIKNNNLGELTKHKAQPVIVVCATGQTSRTAAEGLIAAGFERVFTLKEGISGWSGENLPLVRGK; encoded by the coding sequence ATGCAAGATATTATGCCATTCATCAGTGCGCATCCGGTTCTCAGCCTGGCGTGGGTTGCGTTACTGATTGCAGTAATTGTGACCACCTTTAAAACACGTTTTTCTAAAGTGAAAGAGATCACCCGTGGCGAAGCAACCCGCCTGATTAACAAAGAAGATGCCATTGTTGTCGATGTTCGCGCGCGTGAAGAGTTCCGCAAAGGCCACATCGCTGAATCACAGAATGTGTTGTCTGCTGACATCAAGAACAACAATCTGGGTGAACTGACCAAACATAAAGCACAGCCTGTTATCGTGGTTTGTGCCACTGGACAAACTTCCCGCACTGCGGCTGAAGGCCTTATTGCCGCCGGTTTTGAGCGCGTCTTTACACTCAAAGAAGGTATCAGCGGCTGGAGCGGTGAAAACCTGCCTTTAGTGCGCGGTAAATAA
- the gpmM gene encoding 2,3-bisphosphoglycerate-independent phosphoglycerate mutase, with amino-acid sequence MSSNKKPMVLVILDGYGHREEQQDNAILNAKTPVMDNLWATNPHTLIAASGLDVGLPDGQMGNSEVGHVNLGAGRIVYQDLTRLDKEIKEGDFFNNSVLTGAVDRAVAAGKAVHIMGLLSAGGVHSHEDHIMAMVELAQRRGAKAIYLHAFLDGRDTPPRSAEAALKHFSEKFAQIGTGRLASIVGRYYAMDRDNRWDRVQLAYDLMSQAKGAFTADNALAGLQAAYARDENDEFVKPTVLQAAGEESAAINDGDALIFMNFRADRAREITRAFISPDFDGFAREKVVNFGDFIMLTEYAADINAACAYPPASLKNTLGEWLMTHGKTQLRISETEKYAHVTFFFNGGMEDSFEGEDRILVKSPNVATYDLQPEMSSAELTEKLLGAIRSGKYDAIICNYPNGDMVGHTGVYDAAVSAVEALDKCVAQVVDAVKAVGGQLLITADHGNAEQMRDPATGQAHTAHTSLPVPLIYIGGNAQAVEGGKLSDIAPTMLSLMGMEIPAEMSGKPLFIAR; translated from the coding sequence ATGTCGAGCAACAAAAAACCGATGGTTCTGGTGATTCTGGATGGCTACGGGCATCGCGAAGAACAACAAGATAACGCCATTCTGAATGCCAAAACCCCCGTCATGGATAATCTGTGGGCCACTAATCCGCATACCCTCATCGCCGCGTCCGGGCTGGACGTCGGTCTGCCCGATGGTCAGATGGGTAACTCCGAAGTAGGCCATGTCAATTTAGGTGCCGGCCGCATCGTGTATCAGGATCTCACCCGTCTGGACAAAGAAATTAAAGAAGGTGACTTCTTTAATAATAGCGTACTGACTGGCGCTGTTGATCGCGCAGTCGCCGCCGGTAAAGCAGTTCACATTATGGGTCTGCTGTCTGCGGGTGGCGTTCACAGCCACGAAGACCACATCATGGCGATGGTCGAACTTGCGCAACGCCGTGGCGCGAAAGCCATTTATCTGCATGCCTTCCTGGACGGTCGCGACACCCCGCCGCGCAGCGCTGAAGCCGCACTGAAACACTTCTCAGAGAAATTCGCACAAATCGGTACAGGTCGTCTTGCGTCAATCGTGGGCCGTTATTACGCCATGGATCGCGATAACCGCTGGGATCGCGTGCAGCTGGCCTATGATTTGATGTCACAGGCAAAAGGCGCATTCACTGCCGATAACGCCCTCGCAGGTTTGCAGGCCGCTTATGCCCGCGATGAAAATGATGAATTCGTCAAGCCAACCGTATTGCAGGCAGCAGGCGAAGAATCCGCAGCCATCAATGACGGCGATGCACTGATCTTCATGAACTTCCGCGCAGACCGGGCCCGCGAAATCACCCGCGCGTTCATCAGCCCGGACTTTGATGGCTTTGCCCGCGAAAAAGTGGTTAATTTCGGCGATTTCATCATGCTGACCGAATATGCTGCAGACATCAACGCAGCCTGCGCCTATCCGCCGGCATCACTGAAAAATACGTTGGGCGAATGGCTGATGACGCACGGCAAAACACAACTGCGTATCTCTGAAACCGAGAAATATGCCCACGTGACCTTCTTCTTTAACGGCGGCATGGAAGACTCATTTGAAGGCGAAGATCGTATTCTGGTGAAATCACCCAACGTGGCGACCTATGATTTGCAACCAGAAATGAGCTCTGCTGAACTGACGGAAAAACTGCTCGGCGCAATCCGCAGCGGTAAATACGACGCCATCATTTGTAACTATCCGAATGGCGACATGGTAGGCCATACCGGTGTTTACGACGCGGCAGTCAGCGCCGTTGAAGCGCTCGATAAATGTGTTGCTCAGGTCGTGGACGCCGTGAAGGCCGTCGGTGGCCAGTTGCTGATCACAGCCGACCACGGTAACGCGGAACAAATGCGTGATCCGGCGACCGGTCAGGCGCACACCGCGCATACCAGTCTGCCGGTTCCGCTGATTTATATCGGCGGAAATGCACAAGCCGTTGAAGGCGGTAAATTATCTGATATCGCGCCAACCATGCTTTCACTGATGGGTATGGAAATTCCGGCAGAAATGAGCGGCAAACCGCTGTTTATCGCACGCTAA
- the envC gene encoding murein hydrolase activator EnvC — translation MRTRLSAQDKAVSAFPSPALLLCVSLLSLSVSVHADDNKDQLKTIQQNIAEKEKSVKQQKQQRGTLLQQLQAQEKTIASASSQLRSTQSTLATLGKDISGLNASIEKLQKQQKTQEVILAKQLDAAFRIGQHKGLQLLLSSEESERSERILAYFGYLNEARQKTIEDLKQTRTTLAEQRQSLQSKQTQQKSVLDEQQTQQQKLEQARAARKQTLTALESSLQKDEQSLTELRANESSLQNKIAAAERAAKARAEKEAREAAAVRAKEQQAKKSGSTYKPTQSEQSLMARTGGLGRPSGQNMWPVNGSLIHRFGEQLQGELRWKGIVISAREGSDVRAIADGRVILADWLQGYGLVVVIDHGKGDMSLYGYNQDALVSVGDQVRTGQAIAKVGNSGGQGQPSLYFEIRRQGQAVNPQPWLGR, via the coding sequence ATGAGAACCCGCCTTTCCGCTCAGGACAAGGCCGTATCTGCCTTCCCATCTCCAGCCTTACTCCTTTGCGTTTCTCTGCTGTCTCTTTCTGTGAGTGTGCATGCTGACGACAACAAAGATCAGCTCAAAACCATTCAGCAAAACATTGCGGAAAAAGAGAAAAGCGTAAAACAGCAGAAACAGCAACGCGGCACGTTATTGCAGCAATTACAGGCGCAGGAAAAAACCATCGCCTCAGCCAGCAGTCAGTTACGCAGCACTCAGTCAACCCTCGCCACGTTGGGAAAAGACATTTCCGGGCTGAATGCATCCATCGAAAAATTACAAAAACAACAAAAGACGCAGGAAGTTATCCTGGCAAAGCAACTCGATGCCGCATTCCGTATCGGGCAGCATAAAGGTCTGCAATTGCTGCTGAGCAGTGAAGAGAGCGAACGCAGCGAGAGGATCCTGGCTTATTTTGGTTATCTGAATGAAGCGCGACAGAAAACCATCGAAGACCTGAAACAGACCCGAACCACGCTGGCTGAACAGCGCCAGTCTTTGCAATCTAAACAAACCCAACAAAAAAGCGTGTTGGATGAACAGCAAACCCAGCAGCAGAAACTCGAACAGGCCCGCGCTGCGCGCAAACAAACGCTGACCGCGCTGGAATCTTCATTGCAAAAAGATGAGCAGAGCCTGACCGAACTGCGTGCCAACGAATCCAGCCTGCAAAACAAAATTGCAGCCGCTGAACGTGCCGCCAAAGCACGCGCAGAAAAAGAAGCACGTGAAGCCGCAGCAGTCAGAGCAAAAGAGCAGCAGGCGAAGAAATCCGGTTCCACCTACAAACCGACCCAAAGCGAGCAATCTCTGATGGCCCGCACCGGCGGCCTGGGCAGACCATCAGGTCAAAATATGTGGCCTGTTAACGGTTCGTTGATACATCGCTTCGGCGAACAGTTGCAGGGTGAACTACGCTGGAAAGGGATTGTTATCTCAGCAAGAGAAGGCAGTGATGTCCGGGCAATTGCTGACGGACGCGTCATTCTGGCGGACTGGTTACAGGGATACGGGCTGGTTGTGGTTATCGATCACGGCAAAGGGGATATGAGTCTGTACGGTTATAACCAGGATGCGCTGGTCAGCGTGGGCGATCAGGTCAGAACCGGTCAGGCCATTGCTAAAGTTGGGAACAGCGGCGGACAAGGCCAGCCATCGCTGTATTTTGAAATTCGTCGTCAGGGCCAGGCCGTTAATCCACAGCCGTGGTTGGGAAGATAG
- a CDS encoding divergent polysaccharide deacetylase family protein, translating to MRYNKSVLAALCGTAFFACQVQAAKLSILIDDFGYRQHEENQVLQMPKAVSVAIFPNAPDSKMMMNKAHQQGREILIHLPMAPLSKQPLEKDTLTPSMSAAEVKRIVDQAISNIPYAIGINNHMGSAMTSSLTGMENVMQAMNAHNLFFLDSMTIGNTQSVNAAQGTRVKVIKRNVFLDDVQNEAEIRRQFERAIQLARKNGYAIAIGHPHPTTVKVLQQMLPNLPSDIVLVRPSDLLNEPQRSASAGKATVTPVKSSRKGISVCRIRQPLPQIYADSMFKILGESLKSLPAVAFVKRQYYVIVTFTQNQEPHTLTAP from the coding sequence TTGCGATATAACAAGTCCGTTTTAGCTGCCCTTTGTGGTACTGCGTTTTTTGCTTGTCAGGTTCAGGCAGCGAAATTATCCATCCTGATTGATGACTTTGGTTATCGCCAGCATGAGGAAAACCAGGTACTTCAGATGCCAAAAGCGGTATCCGTCGCGATTTTCCCCAATGCTCCCGATTCAAAGATGATGATGAATAAGGCTCATCAGCAGGGGCGTGAAATTCTGATCCATCTGCCGATGGCACCGCTCAGCAAGCAGCCGCTGGAAAAAGATACGCTGACACCCTCCATGAGCGCCGCAGAAGTGAAACGCATTGTCGATCAGGCGATCAGCAATATCCCTTACGCGATTGGCATCAATAATCATATGGGCAGCGCCATGACCTCCAGCCTGACCGGGATGGAAAATGTCATGCAGGCGATGAATGCCCATAACCTGTTCTTCCTCGACAGCATGACCATCGGTAACACCCAGTCAGTCAACGCGGCGCAGGGCACGCGGGTGAAAGTCATTAAACGCAATGTCTTTTTAGATGATGTACAAAATGAAGCGGAAATCCGTCGTCAGTTTGAACGCGCAATACAGCTCGCGCGCAAGAATGGATATGCTATCGCGATAGGACACCCGCATCCGACGACGGTGAAAGTGCTGCAGCAAATGTTGCCGAATCTCCCTTCCGATATCGTTTTGGTCAGGCCCAGTGATCTGCTGAACGAACCCCAACGCAGCGCGTCAGCCGGTAAGGCCACGGTTACGCCAGTAAAATCATCACGTAAAGGCATCAGCGTCTGCCGCATCAGGCAACCTCTCCCGCAAATTTATGCCGACAGCATGTTCAAAATTCTGGGAGAAAGCCTGAAATCTTTACCCGCTGTGGCATTCGTGAAACGGCAGTATTACGTGATAGTAACATTTACGCAAAATCAGGAACCTCACACATTGACGGCCCCCTGA
- a CDS encoding glycosyltransferase yields MGQDRSKILLLDSGKEWGGGTNSMLELLKRIDREKFEISCCFYNDYARDNGETISQILNSLNIPVFFIPQVKQPAWAKIAKEVLRTLFFFNSNLRQKAIYSIDKIWRIDPNIRKIHSLLELGQFDILYMNNQPSSNVEGYYSTAGLPTEIVQHCRIEPVLNREVVRIVNRFCHSIISVSQGVQEQLLKRGVRKELCFTVFNGIDIHQPLPEGTKIREELAADNDTFIFGSIGSLINRKAHHFTLLALDKFNRAFPEAKWKMVFVGEGPNLRRLIQQTSALNMMDKVVFTGFQSNALEYLSAFDAFILGSKSEGLPRVVLESMLLKTPVIGSNVTGTAELIKNAETGMLFEYGDVEMLFNHMKTLYLNAHLRNEIAEQANLIVREKFAIEKYVSGVETVLSSVKKKQG; encoded by the coding sequence ATGGGACAAGATCGATCTAAAATTCTGCTGCTCGATAGTGGCAAGGAATGGGGAGGCGGGACTAACAGCATGTTAGAACTGCTGAAAAGAATCGATCGTGAAAAATTTGAAATCAGTTGCTGCTTTTACAACGACTATGCCCGGGACAACGGCGAAACTATCAGTCAGATTTTAAACTCACTGAATATACCGGTATTTTTTATTCCGCAGGTTAAGCAACCTGCCTGGGCGAAAATCGCTAAAGAAGTATTAAGAACACTGTTTTTCTTTAACAGTAATTTACGTCAGAAAGCCATTTACTCTATCGACAAAATCTGGCGTATTGATCCTAATATCCGCAAAATTCACTCCCTGCTTGAACTCGGTCAGTTTGATATTCTCTATATGAATAATCAGCCCAGCTCTAACGTCGAAGGCTATTATTCTACTGCCGGTTTACCCACAGAAATCGTACAGCATTGTCGCATTGAACCCGTGCTCAACCGGGAAGTTGTGCGCATCGTTAACCGCTTCTGCCACAGCATTATCTCTGTATCTCAGGGCGTTCAGGAACAGTTGCTCAAGCGTGGTGTACGCAAAGAGTTATGTTTTACCGTTTTTAATGGCATTGATATTCATCAGCCATTGCCTGAAGGCACAAAAATCCGGGAAGAATTAGCGGCCGATAACGATACATTTATCTTTGGCAGTATCGGTTCTCTGATTAACCGCAAAGCCCATCACTTCACATTACTGGCGCTGGACAAATTTAACCGCGCATTTCCGGAAGCGAAATGGAAAATGGTGTTTGTGGGTGAAGGCCCGAATTTACGCCGTCTCATTCAGCAAACTTCGGCTCTGAATATGATGGATAAAGTGGTATTTACAGGCTTCCAAAGCAATGCGCTGGAATATCTCTCCGCGTTTGATGCCTTTATATTAGGCTCAAAAAGTGAAGGCCTTCCGCGGGTCGTGCTGGAATCAATGCTGCTGAAAACGCCGGTGATTGGCTCGAATGTTACCGGTACAGCCGAACTGATTAAAAATGCAGAAACCGGCATGTTATTTGAGTATGGCGATGTTGAAATGCTCTTTAATCATATGAAAACACTGTATCTTAATGCCCATCTGAGGAATGAAATTGCAGAGCAGGCAAACCTCATTGTTCGCGAAAAGTTTGCAATTGAAAAATATGTATCAGGCGTTGAAACCGTTTTAAGCAGTGTGAAAAAGAAACAAGGCTGA